A genomic region of Jeotgalibaca ciconiae contains the following coding sequences:
- a CDS encoding toxic anion resistance protein — translation MENKPETTDQNVNKELEDLLANPFADPYANPAAKVENTELKENSKTEKLLDRLPEDRKKQAVALAEQIDENNMQAIISYGAAAQKQLGDFSHSMLAHVQNQDTGEIGNSLNELMFKLNETSPDDLRAEDNNIFRKMFGKIKQSVYEMTAKYQQIGAQIDKIAVKLDREKNGLLNDNIMLEQLYKKNEDYFHALNIYIAAGEVKMEELSTSKIPAAIATAEQSKSQMDVQIVNDLNQFLDRLEKRTHDLRLARQMTIQQAPQIRLIQNTNQALAEKIQASIHTAIPLWKNQVAIAMTLLRQKDAVTAQRQVSQTTNDLMLKNSEMLKISAIETAKENERGVIDIETLEKTQQDLVETLQETLKIQQEGRIKRREAETELSSMENELRDHLLNLQKEENDLYN, via the coding sequence TTGGAAAATAAGCCTGAAACAACTGATCAAAATGTAAATAAAGAACTGGAAGATTTACTAGCTAATCCTTTTGCTGATCCATATGCCAATCCAGCAGCCAAAGTAGAAAATACAGAATTAAAGGAAAATAGTAAAACCGAAAAATTATTAGATCGTTTACCAGAAGACCGGAAAAAACAAGCGGTAGCTTTAGCAGAACAAATTGATGAAAATAATATGCAGGCGATTATTAGTTACGGAGCCGCTGCTCAAAAGCAATTAGGTGATTTTTCACACTCCATGCTTGCCCATGTTCAAAATCAGGACACAGGTGAAATCGGTAATTCCTTAAATGAGTTGATGTTTAAGTTAAATGAGACAAGCCCCGATGACCTACGTGCTGAAGATAATAATATATTTAGAAAAATGTTTGGGAAAATCAAACAAAGTGTCTATGAAATGACTGCGAAATACCAACAAATCGGCGCACAAATTGATAAAATCGCTGTGAAGTTAGATCGTGAAAAAAATGGTTTATTGAACGACAATATTATGTTGGAACAACTTTACAAAAAAAATGAAGATTATTTCCATGCTCTAAATATTTACATTGCTGCTGGAGAAGTAAAAATGGAAGAACTATCCACTAGCAAAATTCCAGCTGCAATTGCAACGGCAGAACAATCAAAAAGCCAAATGGATGTACAAATCGTTAATGACTTGAACCAGTTCTTAGATCGTTTAGAAAAAAGAACCCATGATTTACGTCTAGCGAGACAAATGACGATCCAACAAGCTCCGCAAATTCGTTTGATCCAAAATACGAATCAGGCATTAGCTGAGAAAATCCAAGCTTCCATTCACACTGCCATTCCTTTATGGAAAAATCAGGTCGCAATTGCAATGACACTTCTTCGTCAAAAAGATGCTGTCACTGCTCAACGTCAAGTGTCGCAAACGACCAATGATCTGATGCTGAAAAACTCTGAAATGTTAAAAATTTCCGCTATTGAAACAGCCAAAGAGAATGAACGTGGCGTGATTGATATTGAAACACTTGAAAAGACCCAACAAGATTTAGTAGAAACCCTTCAAGAAACCCTTAAAATCCAACAAGAAGGACGTATTAAGCGTCGCGAAGCGGAAACAGAGCTTTCTTCTATGGAAAACGAGTTACGTGATCATCTTCTTAACTTACAAAAGGAAGAGAATGATTTATATAATTAG
- a CDS encoding 5-bromo-4-chloroindolyl phosphate hydrolysis family protein produces MFNNTKEILKYTFSSVICLIGLVIFLFIFEFDLITSLILTIIMGIVLYYRSSKVKRSTKNGKYTPVKGKPLERVSSQKENFYRSKGLSKDEMNLFRNTMHSAREDIYKIEENVQSRNKLKAIVTRNNTINILKDFFKHIVEQPERLHEVNKLLYTYLPNLKELTDQYVEIDGHIAKNKETYQSLENSATTIDEMCKLITKEYLDFMSNDIDNMDIELELANHVLKRDNKENIEVKEPSENEL; encoded by the coding sequence ATGTTTAATAATACGAAAGAAATCCTGAAATATACTTTCTCAAGTGTCATATGTTTAATAGGCTTAGTAATATTCCTGTTTATTTTTGAATTCGATCTTATTACCTCCCTTATTTTAACAATCATTATGGGGATTGTTTTATACTATCGCTCTTCAAAAGTAAAAAGGAGTACAAAAAATGGAAAATACACGCCGGTCAAAGGAAAACCGTTAGAACGCGTTTCTTCTCAAAAAGAAAATTTTTATCGTTCGAAAGGTCTATCAAAAGACGAGATGAATTTATTTCGTAATACGATGCATTCTGCTCGAGAAGATATTTATAAAATCGAAGAAAATGTTCAATCGCGGAATAAATTGAAGGCAATCGTTACTCGAAACAATACCATCAATATCTTAAAGGACTTCTTTAAGCATATTGTAGAGCAACCAGAGCGCCTGCATGAAGTTAACAAACTTCTCTATACTTATCTGCCGAACTTAAAAGAGCTTACGGATCAATATGTAGAAATCGACGGTCATATTGCCAAAAATAAAGAAACTTATCAATCATTAGAAAATAGTGCTACTACGATTGATGAAATGTGTAAGCTGATTACGAAAGAGTATCTTGATTTTATGTCTAATGATATTGACAACATGGATATCGAGTTAGAACTTGCTAATCATGTATTGAAAAGAGATAATAAAGAGAATATTGAAGTAAAAGAACCTTCAGAAAATGAATTATAA
- a CDS encoding NUDIX domain-containing protein → MEFEEKTLSTETIFDGVLVHLEREEVLLPNGKTSIREIIRHPGAVAMIPFTKEGKMVLVRQFRKPLNRTVIEIPAGKLEKNDLEPLEAAKRELEEETHYAARNWSELETMYPSPAYLDEKFTIFLAEGLEKVADPLPQDEDEFVEVVECTYEEALKLKASGEICDAKTLYALLYWKLRLLEKEA, encoded by the coding sequence ATGGAATTTGAAGAAAAAACACTAAGTACAGAAACGATTTTTGATGGAGTCTTGGTTCATTTGGAAAGAGAAGAAGTGCTGCTCCCAAATGGTAAAACTTCGATTCGGGAAATTATTCGTCATCCAGGAGCAGTTGCCATGATACCTTTCACAAAGGAAGGAAAAATGGTCTTAGTTCGTCAATTTCGTAAACCGTTAAATCGCACGGTGATAGAAATACCGGCTGGAAAGCTAGAGAAAAATGATCTGGAACCATTGGAAGCTGCAAAACGTGAATTAGAAGAAGAAACGCATTATGCGGCAAGGAATTGGTCGGAGTTGGAAACAATGTACCCATCACCTGCTTATTTAGATGAGAAATTCACTATTTTTCTTGCAGAAGGTCTTGAAAAAGTTGCCGACCCTTTGCCTCAGGATGAAGATGAATTTGTAGAAGTAGTAGAATGTACGTATGAAGAGGCGTTGAAATTAAAAGCATCAGGTGAAATTTGCGATGCGAAAACATTATACGCTCTGTTATACTGGAAGTTGCGCTTATTAGAAAAGGAAGCTTGA
- a CDS encoding 5'-methylthioadenosine/adenosylhomocysteine nucleosidase, with translation MIGIIGAMEEETRVLLEKMENPQKEVIHHLEYISGLIDNKKVVLAQSGIGKVNSALATAFLIDRYKPEVVINTGSAGGLKHTLAVGDVVIADSLAYHDVDATVFGYQKGQVPQMPALYESAPNVVENIMKAAQEVGLAAEKGLIVSSDSFIASKEEITRIISEFPEAYATEMEGASIAQTCYTMDVPFVVVRAISDRADEEASISFDDFIVEAGKKSAEMVIEFIKYYSE, from the coding sequence ATGATCGGTATTATCGGAGCAATGGAAGAAGAAACACGCGTTTTACTTGAAAAAATGGAAAATCCTCAAAAAGAAGTGATTCATCATCTTGAGTATATATCAGGTTTGATTGACAATAAAAAAGTAGTTTTGGCTCAATCTGGAATCGGAAAAGTAAATTCTGCTTTAGCTACGGCATTTTTAATTGATCGATATAAACCTGAAGTAGTCATTAATACGGGCTCTGCCGGCGGTTTAAAACATACCTTAGCAGTAGGGGATGTTGTTATCGCGGATTCACTAGCTTATCATGATGTAGATGCTACAGTATTCGGTTATCAAAAAGGACAGGTTCCACAAATGCCTGCTCTCTATGAAAGTGCCCCCAATGTTGTCGAGAACATCATGAAAGCTGCGCAAGAAGTTGGCTTAGCAGCAGAAAAGGGTCTGATTGTTTCAAGTGATTCTTTTATTGCAAGTAAGGAAGAAATTACTCGAATTATATCAGAATTCCCAGAAGCTTACGCAACAGAAATGGAAGGGGCATCGATCGCTCAGACTTGCTATACCATGGATGTACCATTTGTTGTGGTTCGCGCGATTTCGGATCGCGCAGATGAGGAAGCATCCATCTCATTTGATGACTTTATTGTGGAGGCAGGCAAAAAATCTGCGGAAATGGTCATTGAATTTATTAAATATTATTCTGAGTGA
- a CDS encoding siderophore ABC transporter substrate-binding protein, which yields MGKPKFLKVTMSIVISTFILAACTNTGEESVESEVTESVTESVTEPAETSTVEITDAHGTVTVPVNPKNVVALDNRIFETLADWDIELAAVPKGVMPADSPYVSNESVQDIGNHREPNLEIIAAVEPELVIVGQRFAGYYEEIKELVPNAAVIDLNIDVSEEADTPGDNLVNGLKDSTVSLGQIFDKNEDAEQLIAEFDQVIEDAKTAYNGTDTVMSVVVSGGDIGFSAPHSGRVWGPMYDIFGWVPSLEVDNSTSDHQGDDVSVEAIAQSNPDWIFVLDRDAAVSSTSDAVPAQDVIDNSPALQNVTAISEGQIIYAPKDTYTNESIQTYIELFEELATSLAK from the coding sequence ATGGGAAAACCTAAATTTTTAAAAGTGACTATGAGCATAGTGATATCGACTTTCATATTAGCAGCTTGTACAAACACAGGAGAGGAATCGGTTGAATCAGAAGTTACAGAATCCGTAACGGAATCTGTTACAGAGCCGGCTGAAACTTCCACGGTAGAAATCACCGACGCTCATGGAACGGTTACTGTTCCGGTAAATCCTAAGAATGTAGTTGCTTTGGATAATAGAATTTTTGAAACTTTAGCTGATTGGGATATTGAATTAGCGGCTGTTCCAAAAGGGGTAATGCCTGCGGATTCGCCATACGTTAGTAATGAATCAGTTCAAGATATTGGAAACCATCGAGAACCAAATCTTGAAATAATAGCAGCTGTAGAACCTGAGCTAGTGATTGTGGGCCAAAGGTTTGCTGGGTATTATGAAGAGATAAAAGAATTGGTACCAAATGCAGCTGTTATTGATCTTAATATTGACGTATCTGAGGAAGCTGATACACCAGGGGATAACTTGGTAAATGGCCTTAAAGATTCTACAGTTTCTTTGGGACAAATCTTTGATAAAAATGAAGATGCTGAACAACTGATTGCTGAATTTGATCAAGTCATCGAAGATGCTAAGACTGCATATAATGGAACCGATACAGTTATGAGTGTTGTCGTTTCTGGCGGGGATATTGGTTTTTCTGCTCCTCATTCTGGTCGTGTTTGGGGACCAATGTATGATATTTTCGGGTGGGTTCCTTCATTAGAAGTCGACAATTCTACTTCAGATCATCAAGGTGATGATGTTTCTGTTGAAGCGATTGCACAAAGTAATCCTGATTGGATATTTGTACTCGACCGTGATGCTGCAGTATCCTCTACATCTGACGCAGTTCCTGCTCAGGATGTTATTGATAACTCACCGGCTCTTCAAAATGTAACGGCCATTTCTGAAGGACAGATTATTTACGCACCAAAAGATACTTATACAAATGAATCAATACAAACTTACATTGAGTTATTTGAAGAACTTGCAACTAGTTTAGCAAAGTAG
- a CDS encoding ABC transporter permease, protein MSKKTIKKTFGTENTQSQHSNHNKIWTKPFIIAMIVVIILGIISLFTGVYDIQGQEDGMNMFFITRVPRTMSLMLTGAAMSMAGLVMQLITQNRLVESTTTGTVEWAGLGLIFVYLLFPAPTLVQRMTGAIVFSFIGTMIFFFFLRRVKLRSSLIVPIIGMMLGAVISAFSTFIGLVFQMTQNIESWFVGSFASVQIGRYEYLWLIVIITFFIFIYADRLTLAGLGEDVTISLGVNYNIIVLLGTILISFAVGIVAAVIGNLPFLGLIVPNIVSMYRGDDLRSNLPWVCVLGMGTITICDIISRTIIMPFEVPVSLILGTVGAIVFIVILLRQRRPR, encoded by the coding sequence ATGTCAAAAAAAACAATAAAGAAAACGTTTGGGACTGAGAATACTCAGTCCCAACATTCTAATCACAATAAAATATGGACAAAACCTTTTATAATAGCAATGATCGTTGTAATTATTTTAGGTATTATATCACTGTTTACGGGCGTTTATGATATACAAGGGCAAGAGGACGGAATGAATATGTTTTTCATAACTCGTGTTCCAAGAACGATGTCATTAATGCTTACTGGAGCAGCAATGTCCATGGCAGGACTCGTAATGCAGCTTATTACACAGAATCGTTTAGTGGAATCCACTACAACAGGAACTGTTGAATGGGCAGGTTTGGGGCTTATTTTTGTTTATTTATTATTTCCTGCACCTACTTTGGTTCAAAGAATGACGGGTGCAATCGTTTTTTCTTTTATAGGAACGATGATTTTCTTTTTCTTTTTAAGAAGAGTAAAACTTCGTTCTTCTTTAATAGTTCCCATTATTGGAATGATGCTTGGAGCGGTCATTTCTGCATTTTCCACTTTTATAGGGCTTGTTTTTCAAATGACTCAAAATATTGAAAGTTGGTTTGTAGGGTCTTTTGCATCGGTTCAAATTGGAAGGTATGAATATTTATGGTTGATTGTTATCATTACTTTTTTTATTTTTATCTACGCCGATCGATTGACTTTAGCGGGATTAGGGGAAGATGTTACCATAAGCCTGGGAGTAAATTATAATATAATTGTTCTTCTGGGAACCATTCTTATTTCTTTTGCTGTGGGAATCGTCGCTGCTGTTATTGGAAATTTACCATTTTTAGGTTTGATTGTCCCAAATATTGTTTCAATGTATAGAGGCGATGACCTTCGAAGTAATTTGCCATGGGTATGTGTGTTAGGAATGGGTACAATAACTATTTGTGATATAATTTCCCGAACAATTATCATGCCCTTTGAAGTACCTGTTTCTTTGATACTTGGAACGGTGGGGGCAATCGTGTTTATTGTTATTTTATTAAGACAAAGGAGGCCAAGATGA
- a CDS encoding iron chelate uptake ABC transporter family permease subunit: MNELYSNRKNVDIDPSLHNDNRSARAFRTKKEEKRYWILLIILIALGLLSSYGLLVHNNPVPVDSPSFIPVVRRRLVALIAMIITAVCQSLSTVAFQSITNNRVITPSLLGFEALYSTIHTSTIFFFGAGTFINFSGVGSFLFQVIVMVLMCLILYGWLLSGKYGDLQLMLLVGVIIGTGLRSFSSFMRRLLAPSEFDILQARLFGSVNNADSEYFPIAIPIVIIAVILLLVFSKNLNVLSLGKDVSTSLGVRHQLSVIYTLVVVSVLMSISTALVGPLTFYGFLVATLSYQAAPTYDHRYIFPMALAIAFLIITAAYFFMYHVFNAQGVVSVIIEMFGGITFLIVILRKGTL, translated from the coding sequence ATGAACGAATTATACAGTAATAGAAAAAATGTTGACATCGATCCTAGCCTCCATAATGACAATAGATCTGCTAGAGCTTTTCGGACGAAGAAAGAAGAGAAACGTTATTGGATTTTGCTGATAATATTGATTGCTTTGGGACTTCTTTCTTCCTATGGACTTTTGGTTCATAATAATCCAGTTCCAGTAGATTCACCTTCTTTTATCCCGGTTGTTAGAAGAAGATTAGTAGCCCTTATTGCAATGATTATTACTGCGGTTTGTCAAAGTTTGTCGACCGTTGCTTTCCAATCGATTACCAATAATAGAGTGATAACTCCTTCACTTTTAGGATTTGAAGCACTTTATTCCACGATTCATACGAGCACGATATTTTTCTTTGGTGCCGGGACGTTTATAAATTTCAGTGGTGTCGGATCGTTTTTATTTCAAGTTATTGTCATGGTCTTAATGTGTTTGATTCTTTATGGCTGGCTGCTTTCTGGAAAATACGGAGACTTACAACTGATGCTTTTAGTTGGTGTTATTATTGGAACTGGGCTGAGGTCCTTTTCATCTTTCATGAGAAGACTTCTTGCACCGTCTGAGTTTGATATTTTACAAGCAAGATTGTTTGGTTCTGTTAACAATGCGGATTCTGAATATTTTCCTATTGCCATTCCAATTGTAATCATTGCAGTTATCCTGCTGCTTGTTTTTTCTAAGAATTTAAATGTATTGTCGCTTGGAAAGGATGTTTCTACATCTTTGGGAGTGAGACATCAACTTAGTGTAATTTATACGCTTGTAGTAGTTTCGGTTTTGATGTCGATTTCAACAGCTTTGGTTGGACCGCTTACTTTCTATGGATTTTTAGTGGCAACATTAAGTTATCAAGCAGCGCCAACTTATGATCATAGATATATTTTTCCAATGGCTCTCGCTATAGCATTTTTAATAATAACAGCTGCATACTTTTTTATGTATCATGTATTTAATGCTCAAGGTGTTGTTTCAGTTATTATTGAAATGTTTGGTGGAATAACATTTTTAATTGTAATTTTAAGGAAGGGTACTTTATGA
- a CDS encoding iron ABC transporter ATP-binding protein — protein sequence MIKIDNVKKVYTDEVEIGPLNIEIPNAGLTSLIGPNGAGKSTTLLMIGRLLDMNEGKIKVANMDVSETKSEDLAKVLTILRQENHFVTRLTIRQLAGFGRFPYSKGRLTKEDEAIISKYINFLGLTNLENRYLDELSGGQRQRAYVAMVLCQETEYILLDEPLNNLDVASSVQMMEHLRYAANEFGRTIVTVLHDINFAARYSDRICAMKDGRIVTFGTVEEVMDSKVLTDIFETKIEVIDGPHGPVAIY from the coding sequence ATGATAAAAATCGATAATGTAAAAAAGGTGTACACGGATGAAGTAGAAATAGGACCTTTAAATATTGAAATACCAAATGCTGGTCTCACCTCTTTAATTGGACCAAATGGTGCCGGGAAATCTACGACGCTATTGATGATTGGAAGACTTTTGGATATGAATGAAGGCAAAATTAAGGTAGCGAATATGGATGTTTCTGAAACAAAATCAGAAGATCTAGCAAAGGTTTTGACCATTTTGCGACAAGAAAATCATTTTGTAACAAGACTTACGATTAGACAATTAGCTGGTTTTGGACGTTTTCCTTATTCAAAGGGAAGATTAACGAAAGAAGATGAGGCTATTATTTCTAAATATATCAATTTTTTGGGTCTGACTAATCTAGAGAATAGGTACCTGGACGAGCTTTCTGGGGGGCAAAGGCAAAGGGCGTATGTCGCAATGGTTTTATGCCAAGAGACCGAATATATCCTTTTGGATGAGCCGCTGAATAATCTAGATGTTGCTAGTTCTGTTCAAATGATGGAACATTTGAGATATGCTGCTAATGAATTTGGCAGAACAATCGTGACTGTTCTGCATGACATCAATTTCGCAGCTAGATATTCTGATAGAATCTGTGCTATGAAGGATGGTCGGATTGTCACATTTGGAACAGTAGAAGAAGTTATGGACTCAAAAGTTTTGACTGATATTTTTGAAACAAAAATTGAAGTGATTGATGGTCCTCATGGGCCAGTAGCTATCTATTAG
- a CDS encoding WD40/YVTN/BNR-like repeat-containing protein, giving the protein MTIGYLVMPHAIVQIEEVEENWKLVERRIEQVQFECLAFDPHDVKRMYAGTFDHGLWVSDDGGKQWRVAGKGINSFRVSAIAVSPVEVINGRGVVWAGTEPSRLYRSEDGGETWTDCPALLDLPSQSSWSFPPRPDTHHVRWIEADRFNQDKVFVGIELGGVMRSLDKGLTWEDRKPGSQFDCHTMATHPKREERIYEAAGGGFAQSRNGGETWQTENKGLDPFTYLVNIAVAADQPDCILVSGAKGPRQAYQAEQAHSVILKREDNQNWRLIEKGLPEAEGMTVSALANSPTEQGVFYAANNKGVFRSETYGENWEKLPLNWPKAYHDLRMKQLLIR; this is encoded by the coding sequence ATGACAATCGGTTATTTAGTTATGCCACATGCCATTGTCCAAATTGAAGAAGTGGAAGAAAATTGGAAGTTAGTAGAACGTAGGATTGAACAAGTGCAATTTGAGTGTTTAGCATTTGATCCTCACGATGTAAAACGGATGTATGCAGGAACATTTGACCATGGTCTATGGGTCTCTGATGACGGCGGGAAACAATGGCGAGTTGCTGGTAAGGGGATTAATTCTTTTCGGGTTTCAGCAATTGCAGTCAGTCCAGTTGAAGTGATAAATGGAAGAGGAGTCGTTTGGGCCGGAACCGAGCCAAGTCGTCTTTATCGTTCGGAAGATGGTGGGGAAACGTGGACAGATTGTCCGGCTTTACTAGATCTTCCTTCCCAATCCAGCTGGAGTTTTCCACCAAGACCAGATACCCATCATGTTCGTTGGATTGAAGCTGATCGATTTAATCAAGATAAAGTTTTTGTGGGAATTGAATTAGGTGGTGTGATGAGAAGTCTCGATAAAGGATTGACTTGGGAGGATAGAAAGCCGGGTTCTCAGTTTGATTGTCACACAATGGCTACCCATCCCAAGAGAGAAGAACGTATCTATGAAGCGGCTGGCGGCGGTTTTGCTCAATCGCGGAATGGCGGAGAAACATGGCAGACGGAGAATAAGGGATTAGATCCCTTTACTTATTTAGTCAATATTGCAGTAGCTGCGGATCAGCCAGATTGTATACTTGTATCAGGAGCGAAAGGACCACGGCAGGCTTATCAGGCTGAACAAGCACACAGCGTTATTTTGAAGAGAGAAGATAATCAAAATTGGAGACTTATTGAAAAAGGACTTCCAGAGGCGGAAGGAATGACAGTTTCAGCATTAGCTAATTCTCCCACGGAACAAGGAGTATTTTATGCAGCAAATAATAAGGGTGTCTTTCGAAGTGAAACGTATGGAGAAAATTGGGAGAAGCTCCCGTTGAACTGGCCAAAAGCGTATCATGATTTGAGAATGAAGCAGCTCTTAATCAGATGA
- the rpsD gene encoding 30S ribosomal protein S4, with the protein MSRYTGPSWKKSRRLGISLSGTGKELERRPYAPGQHGPTSRKKLSEYGLQLQEKQKLRHMYGLNERQFATLFKKAGKMTEGKHGENFMVLLERRLDNVVYRLGLASTRRQARQLVNHGHITVDGKRIDIPSYQVEVGQVIAVREKSKEMTTIRAAVDALFGRPEFITFDTETLEGSLNRLPLREELTADIDESYIVEYYNKLG; encoded by the coding sequence ATGTCACGTTATACAGGACCAAGCTGGAAGAAATCTCGCCGCTTAGGCATTTCACTTTCAGGTACAGGTAAAGAATTAGAACGTCGTCCTTATGCACCAGGTCAACATGGCCCAACAAGCCGTAAAAAACTTTCTGAATATGGATTACAACTACAAGAAAAACAAAAACTACGTCATATGTACGGTTTAAACGAGCGTCAATTTGCTACTTTATTTAAAAAAGCTGGTAAAATGACTGAAGGTAAACATGGTGAAAACTTCATGGTTCTTCTAGAACGTCGTTTAGATAATGTTGTTTACCGTTTGGGATTGGCTTCAACTCGTCGTCAAGCTCGTCAGTTGGTAAACCATGGTCACATTACAGTTGATGGCAAACGTATCGACATCCCTTCTTACCAAGTGGAAGTTGGTCAAGTAATTGCTGTTCGTGAAAAATCAAAAGAAATGACTACAATCCGTGCTGCAGTAGACGCACTATTTGGTCGTCCAGAATTCATCACTTTTGACACTGAAACATTAGAAGGTTCTCTGAACCGTCTTCCATTACGTGAAGAATTAACAGCTGATATTGATGAGTCTTACATCGTTGAGTACTACAACAAATTAGGTTAA